A window from Leptolyngbya iicbica LK encodes these proteins:
- a CDS encoding MFS transporter, which translates to MRVFASFDSALRWNLAILFAAGLCFWAGLAGLLPTLPLFIESLGATGSQIGIVMASFAFGLLVARPWLSRLADERGRKLVLMIGMVSIAIAPFLYLFALYLPPLEWQLSWGDRLLDVNGILLLLMAFRAFHGLSIAAFVVAYSALIVDISPPANRGELIGYMSLVNPIGMALGPALGGFLLEWNDFSFAFMAMGLLGIVGVICISQVTETYTPLVDRPDPHAPRPQFWSLLLTPRVKTPAFMLLLVGLAFGTLSTFIPLFVRETGIALNVGLIYTASAIASFGIRLAVGRASDRFGRGRFITAGLLLYTLSMLTFWQADSAQVLLLAGLIQGGAAGTLIPMVAAMMGDRSAPNERGKVFGLVMVGFDVGIAFAGPVFGTFADFVSYRGCFGLAGLMTFLGLLIFITTSSKDLDHSLRFSLGQGRDLYAVDLPAGK; encoded by the coding sequence GTGAGAGTATTCGCCTCATTTGACTCGGCCTTGCGTTGGAATTTAGCCATTTTGTTTGCGGCGGGGCTCTGCTTTTGGGCCGGGCTGGCGGGCCTTTTGCCTACGCTGCCGCTATTTATCGAAAGCTTGGGCGCCACGGGGTCGCAAATTGGCATCGTCATGGCTTCCTTTGCGTTCGGCCTCTTGGTCGCACGCCCCTGGCTCTCCCGCTTGGCCGATGAACGGGGGCGCAAGTTGGTGTTGATGATTGGCATGGTGTCGATCGCGATCGCGCCCTTTCTCTATCTATTTGCGCTGTATTTACCACCGCTCGAGTGGCAGCTGAGTTGGGGCGATCGCCTGCTCGATGTCAACGGCATTTTGCTGCTACTGATGGCGTTCCGTGCCTTTCATGGCTTGAGCATTGCTGCGTTTGTGGTGGCTTACAGCGCCCTGATTGTGGATATTTCGCCCCCAGCCAATCGCGGTGAGTTAATTGGCTACATGAGTTTGGTGAATCCGATCGGGATGGCGCTGGGGCCAGCGTTGGGCGGCTTTTTGCTGGAGTGGAATGACTTCTCATTCGCGTTTATGGCGATGGGCCTGCTCGGCATTGTTGGGGTGATCTGCATTTCTCAGGTGACAGAAACCTATACCCCCTTAGTCGATCGCCCTGATCCGCATGCCCCACGTCCTCAATTTTGGAGCTTGCTGCTGACGCCTCGGGTGAAAACGCCGGCTTTCATGTTGCTGCTGGTGGGGTTAGCCTTTGGCACCTTAAGTACGTTCATTCCCTTGTTTGTGCGTGAGACTGGCATTGCCCTGAATGTGGGATTGATTTACACCGCGTCGGCGATCGCCAGCTTCGGCATTCGGCTGGCGGTGGGTCGAGCTTCGGATCGCTTTGGTCGTGGGCGTTTTATCACAGCGGGACTGTTGCTTTATACGCTGTCGATGCTGACGTTTTGGCAGGCGGACTCGGCGCAAGTGTTGCTGCTGGCAGGGCTGATTCAGGGCGGCGCGGCGGGGACCCTGATTCCCATGGTGGCGGCCATGATGGGCGATCGCTCCGCTCCCAATGAACGCGGCAAGGTGTTTGGTCTGGTCATGGTCGGCTTTGATGTGGGCATTGCCTTTGCTGGCCCCGTCTTTGGCACCTTTGCCGATTTCGTCAGCTATCGCGGTTGTTTTGGTTTGGCGGGGCTGATGACGTTTTTGGGGCTGCTCATCTTTATCACCACCTCCAGCAAAGATCTCGACCATTCCCTCCGGTTTTCGCTCGGCCAGGGTCGTGACCTTTACGCAGTAGATTTACCAGCAGGTAAGTAA
- a CDS encoding DUF1643 domain-containing protein, whose translation MQRSALFDATGQYRYWLQRQWQPEGRAIALIMLNPSRADHRQDDPTLRRCISLAQHWQFGRLTVVNLFAYCTASPKVLKTVAAPIGSDNDAHILEACQSADCIVLAWGNWGSLHQRDQAVLRLLNPFRDRLNCLGLNRTGQPRHPLYLPRHTPLQPWLTPPTITADDSLSKLSMAQSSVAG comes from the coding sequence ATGCAGCGATCCGCCCTGTTTGATGCCACCGGGCAATATCGATATTGGCTCCAGCGGCAGTGGCAGCCAGAGGGGAGAGCGATCGCCCTCATTATGCTGAATCCTAGTCGCGCTGATCACCGCCAAGACGACCCCACCCTGCGCCGCTGCATTAGCCTCGCTCAGCACTGGCAGTTCGGTCGCCTCACCGTGGTAAATTTGTTTGCCTACTGCACCGCCTCACCCAAGGTCCTCAAAACGGTCGCTGCCCCCATCGGTTCCGACAACGATGCCCACATCCTGGAAGCCTGCCAATCGGCTGATTGCATTGTATTGGCCTGGGGCAATTGGGGCTCCCTGCACCAGCGCGACCAAGCGGTCCTCAGGTTGCTCAACCCGTTTCGCGATCGCCTCAATTGTTTGGGGCTTAATCGCACCGGCCAACCGCGTCATCCCCTATACTTGCCACGCCACACGCCCCTGCAACCCTGGTTAACTCCACCAACCATCACCGCTGACGATTCATTGAGCAAGTTATCAATGGCCCAGAGTTCTGTGGCAGGATAG
- a CDS encoding DUF3082 domain-containing protein has product MSTPATPSKTDSATAPPAENPLSTKRILRAFTGSMMAAVFAMLFYKMLVAIATSFANKPVTSDNITVINLSAAVRTLVMGSITLGAGVFAISAIGLFLLGLQMIWQRANDPSDAETTTPEAQD; this is encoded by the coding sequence ATGAGCACCCCGGCAACACCGAGTAAAACAGACTCTGCGACCGCCCCCCCTGCCGAAAACCCCCTCTCCACCAAACGCATCTTGCGCGCTTTCACCGGCTCCATGATGGCGGCGGTCTTTGCCATGCTGTTTTACAAAATGCTGGTCGCGATCGCCACCTCCTTTGCCAACAAGCCTGTCACCTCCGACAACATCACCGTGATTAACCTCTCAGCTGCCGTTCGCACCCTGGTCATGGGCAGCATCACGCTTGGGGCTGGCGTGTTTGCCATCTCTGCGATCGGCTTGTTCCTATTGGGCTTGCAAATGATCTGGCAGCGCGCCAACGATCCCAGTGATGCTGAGACAACCACGCCAGAAGCCCAAGACTAA
- the cysE gene encoding serine O-acetyltransferase gives MLKALRADFKIVFERDPAARNWLEVMFCYPGLQALMFHRFAHWLWNLGLPFVPRLLSHISRFITGIEIHPGATIGHSVFIDHGMGVVVGETAIIGDYCLIYQGVTLGGTGKESGKRHPTLGENVVVGAGAKVLGNIQIGNNVRIGAGSVVLREVPSDCTVVGIPGRVVYRAGERVGPLDHDRLPDSEAQVIRALVDRIEALEEQLETLKEDKVSQKELVAIGQSKSCRLDDRVITEFLDGSGI, from the coding sequence GTGCTGAAAGCATTGCGAGCTGATTTCAAAATTGTTTTTGAACGCGACCCGGCGGCCCGCAATTGGCTAGAGGTAATGTTTTGTTATCCGGGCCTGCAAGCGCTGATGTTCCATCGGTTTGCTCACTGGCTGTGGAACCTGGGGCTACCGTTTGTGCCGCGTTTGTTGTCCCACATCAGCCGTTTCATTACCGGCATCGAAATTCACCCCGGCGCGACGATTGGTCATAGCGTGTTCATTGACCACGGTATGGGTGTCGTCGTCGGTGAGACGGCGATTATTGGTGACTACTGTTTGATTTACCAGGGCGTCACTCTGGGCGGTACGGGCAAAGAATCGGGCAAGCGCCACCCCACGCTAGGAGAAAATGTCGTGGTGGGTGCAGGTGCGAAGGTGCTCGGCAATATTCAAATTGGCAACAACGTGCGCATTGGCGCGGGGTCGGTGGTGCTGCGCGAAGTGCCGTCTGACTGTACGGTGGTGGGCATTCCCGGACGGGTGGTGTATCGCGCCGGGGAGCGAGTGGGACCGCTAGATCACGATCGCCTGCCTGACTCTGAGGCCCAAGTGATTCGCGCTCTGGTAGATCGGATCGAAGCGTTGGAAGAACAATTGGAAACCTTGAAAGAAGACAAGGTGAGTCAGAAAGAGCTTGTCGCGATCGGCCAAAGCAAAAGCTGTCGCCTTGACGATCGCGTGATCACCGAATTTTTAGATGGGTCGGGAATTTAG
- a CDS encoding cation:proton antiporter gives MLETVWSNHFAAIGTVLMSLLTDATDLAIERNLKEFLPVLLVALSAASLPRIFPFLRQVPYTLLLVIVGLGLALVEVRLIDLSPGMILLIFLPPILFEAAWKMRWPDLQRELLPSSLFAIGSVPITVAGVGWALHQWMQVSWTTALLTGACLAATDSASVLGVFREVGAGKRLTTLLEGESLFNDGAAVVAFSVLLEQAVDPQPIDLSTTLLQFVVVSAIGLGVGGVIGTIVALLTQRYDLAWVEQTLSLVTAYGGYILAEDLGGSGVIGVVTAGLIIGNLSLVPGEQPQKCSTMIEFWEFIIFLVNSIVFLLLGDQILFPYFLENIDTSLVAIAAVLVSRGVAIYGFSAISGWVTQNPIPWAEQTVLWWVGLRGSVAIALALSIPDGVPDRQQIISNSFGVVLFTLLIQGLTSKFLLDRLNLLTDEKLYQQYLTLVAQRDALQKILTYLLDGDRKPVIAADKFQQELAFVKTTLTETQNQLAAMREAHPLLEGLILQQHQAQLVAIETLTYTNFVQQGLLKEIPPSVIERAISHPS, from the coding sequence GTGTTAGAAACAGTCTGGAGCAATCATTTTGCGGCGATCGGCACAGTGCTGATGAGCCTTTTGACCGATGCGACCGATCTGGCCATTGAACGCAATCTCAAAGAGTTTTTGCCAGTACTGCTGGTGGCGCTCAGTGCGGCTAGCCTACCCCGCATTTTTCCCTTTTTGCGTCAGGTTCCCTACACGCTGCTGCTAGTGATTGTCGGCTTGGGGTTGGCGCTGGTCGAAGTGCGGCTAATCGACCTCTCGCCCGGCATGATTCTGCTAATTTTCTTGCCGCCGATTCTATTCGAAGCCGCCTGGAAAATGCGGTGGCCCGATCTTCAGCGCGAGTTGCTGCCCAGCAGTCTGTTTGCCATTGGCAGCGTGCCCATCACCGTAGCGGGCGTGGGCTGGGCCTTGCACCAGTGGATGCAGGTTTCTTGGACGACAGCGCTGCTAACGGGGGCTTGCTTGGCTGCCACCGACTCCGCCTCAGTATTGGGCGTATTTCGCGAGGTGGGGGCGGGCAAGCGGCTCACCACCTTGCTTGAAGGCGAGAGCTTGTTTAACGACGGGGCCGCAGTGGTGGCCTTTAGCGTGTTGCTAGAGCAGGCGGTCGATCCGCAACCGATTGATTTGTCCACGACGCTGCTGCAATTTGTGGTGGTCAGCGCCATCGGTCTCGGCGTTGGGGGTGTCATTGGCACCATCGTGGCCCTGCTAACCCAGCGCTATGACTTGGCCTGGGTCGAGCAAACGTTGAGTTTGGTGACCGCCTATGGCGGCTACATTTTGGCCGAAGACTTGGGCGGCTCGGGTGTAATCGGCGTTGTCACCGCCGGACTCATCATCGGCAACCTGAGTCTGGTGCCGGGTGAGCAACCGCAAAAATGTAGCACCATGATCGAGTTTTGGGAATTCATCATTTTTTTGGTGAACTCCATTGTGTTTTTGCTGTTGGGCGATCAAATCTTATTTCCGTACTTTTTAGAGAATATCGATACAAGCTTGGTCGCGATCGCTGCGGTATTGGTCTCCCGTGGTGTCGCCATCTACGGTTTTAGCGCCATCAGTGGCTGGGTCACCCAAAATCCCATTCCCTGGGCTGAGCAAACTGTGCTGTGGTGGGTGGGGTTGCGTGGGTCGGTGGCGATCGCTTTAGCTTTGAGCATTCCTGATGGGGTTCCCGATCGCCAACAGATCATCTCCAATTCGTTTGGCGTTGTACTCTTTACCCTGCTCATTCAAGGACTCACGAGCAAGTTTTTGCTCGATCGCCTGAATCTACTCACCGACGAAAAGCTGTATCAGCAATACTTAACTCTGGTGGCTCAACGAGATGCCCTGCAAAAAATTCTGACCTATTTACTAGATGGCGATCGCAAACCCGTCATCGCCGCCGATAAATTTCAGCAAGAGTTGGCATTCGTTAAAACCACCTTGACTGAGACCCAAAATCAACTCGCTGCCATGCGGGAAGCTCATCCCTTATTGGAGGGATTGATTCTCCAGCAACACCAAGCTCAATTGGTTGCCATTGAAACTTTGACTTACACCAATTTTGTCCAGCAGGGTCTCTTAAAAGAGATTCCTCCCTCCGTGATAGAGCGTGCCATCAGCCATCCGAGCTAG
- a CDS encoding STAS domain-containing protein, which produces MTVSLRGTREVRANCQIFRLTGLLDAFSEPTFRKVMGNYVTQGPSNLILDLSGIDFVDSSGLGALVQLVKKAKDSQGSLQLIANPRVMQTVKLVRLEKFLAIQPSVDEAIANL; this is translated from the coding sequence CTGACCGTAAGTTTAAGAGGCACCAGAGAGGTTAGGGCTAATTGTCAAATTTTCCGCCTCACTGGACTCTTGGACGCTTTCTCAGAACCGACGTTTCGGAAGGTGATGGGAAACTATGTGACCCAAGGTCCTAGCAACCTAATTCTGGACCTTTCTGGAATTGATTTTGTCGATAGTTCGGGCCTCGGAGCATTGGTGCAATTGGTAAAGAAGGCCAAAGACTCACAAGGGAGCTTGCAGTTAATTGCGAATCCTCGGGTTATGCAAACGGTTAAGCTAGTGCGTTTAGAAAAGTTTTTAGCAATTCAACCGTCGGTGGATGAAGCGATCGCGAATCTTTAG
- a CDS encoding Mini-ribonuclease 3 has protein sequence MAQDSQDVPTPRLPMPLEGLLCPTQGLAQYSEQQLRSLSPLALAYIGDAVFELFVRSRLLWPPQQVRTFHRQVVSHVRAEQQAQYLECLQPYLSAAEKDILRRARNAASGRKVRASLRDYRQATALEALLGYLYLTDAQRLIEILSYLPITPEVIPAEATQP, from the coding sequence ATGGCTCAAGATTCCCAAGATGTTCCGACCCCTAGGTTGCCGATGCCGCTGGAAGGCTTGCTGTGTCCGACTCAGGGTCTAGCTCAGTACTCAGAACAGCAGCTGCGATCGCTATCGCCCTTGGCGTTAGCCTATATAGGTGATGCAGTTTTTGAGTTATTCGTGCGGAGTCGGCTGCTCTGGCCCCCGCAGCAGGTACGCACGTTTCATCGGCAGGTCGTCAGTCATGTGCGTGCTGAGCAGCAGGCGCAATACCTAGAGTGCCTGCAACCTTACCTATCAGCGGCAGAAAAAGATATTTTGCGTCGGGCTCGCAATGCCGCATCTGGACGCAAAGTGCGAGCCAGCTTGCGCGACTATCGTCAGGCCACCGCCTTGGAAGCCTTGCTGGGCTATCTCTATCTCACTGATGCCCAACGGTTAATTGAGATCCTGTCTTATCTGCCGATTACCCCTGAAGTGATACCGGCAGAGGCAACGCAACCTTGA
- the rlmB gene encoding 23S rRNA (guanosine(2251)-2'-O)-methyltransferase RlmB: MSDRPKPVKKSTGSGPSSSRPQKRSGGKRYSQDRFSRKPRGDRRAGGGRKSDRSRPAKPVRRDHSEPVVQAEAENAQESPDMIFGRHAIQAALEGERTLNRLWINDRYRFDGRFLPLINEAKANGVVIDEVDQRRLNQLAQGQNHQGIIAQVAPYDYWELDALITHAKQATTRPVLLAADSITDPHNLGAIIRTAEALGAQGLIIPQRRAAGVTSTVAKVATGAIEHLPIARVVNLRQALETLKTENFWIYGLAAEANRSLHTVEFSGATVLVVGAEGDGLSLLVQQSCDEVVAIPLAGKTASLNASVATGMALYEIYRQQWTGRLNLNSLQKAK; the protein is encoded by the coding sequence ATGAGCGATCGCCCAAAACCTGTCAAAAAATCTACGGGCTCTGGCCCCTCGTCGAGTCGGCCGCAAAAGCGTAGCGGCGGCAAACGGTATAGCCAGGATCGCTTTTCGCGGAAACCTCGAGGTGATCGTCGGGCGGGCGGGGGCCGCAAAAGCGATCGCTCCCGCCCTGCAAAGCCCGTAAGGCGCGACCATTCCGAGCCCGTTGTCCAGGCCGAAGCCGAGAACGCGCAAGAATCGCCTGACATGATTTTTGGCCGCCACGCCATCCAGGCAGCCCTCGAAGGTGAGCGCACTCTCAACCGCCTGTGGATCAACGATCGCTATCGGTTCGACGGCAGGTTTTTACCTCTGATTAATGAAGCGAAAGCCAACGGTGTCGTAATCGACGAAGTCGATCAGCGTCGCTTAAATCAGCTTGCGCAAGGCCAAAACCACCAGGGGATCATCGCCCAAGTCGCTCCTTATGACTATTGGGAACTCGATGCTCTAATCACCCATGCGAAACAAGCCACCACTCGTCCCGTATTGCTGGCTGCGGATAGCATCACTGATCCCCACAACCTGGGGGCCATTATTCGCACCGCTGAAGCCCTTGGCGCCCAGGGATTGATCATTCCCCAGCGGCGGGCAGCAGGTGTTACCTCAACAGTCGCAAAAGTGGCAACGGGAGCGATCGAGCACCTGCCCATCGCCCGAGTAGTCAATCTCCGTCAGGCGCTAGAGACGCTCAAAACTGAAAATTTCTGGATTTATGGTCTGGCCGCTGAAGCGAATCGTTCACTACACACAGTTGAATTTAGTGGTGCTACGGTACTCGTAGTAGGAGCCGAGGGGGACGGGCTTAGCTTACTGGTACAGCAAAGCTGTGACGAAGTCGTGGCTATTCCCTTAGCGGGTAAAACGGCAAGCCTCAATGCATCGGTTGCGACCGGCATGGCCCTGTACGAGATTTATCGTCAACAGTGGACTGGGCGATTGAATCTAAATTCTTTGCAAAAAGCAAAGTAA
- a CDS encoding DUF1816 domain-containing protein, producing the protein MANLFKKLVGLLTGAGQQWWLEIKTAEPACTYYFGPFEIEQEAQLQQQGYIDDLQQEGSKVLSAKAVALDGPPQQLTVYEEGMDDQAPGPTPAFSGQS; encoded by the coding sequence ATGGCAAATCTGTTTAAGAAGCTTGTTGGATTATTGACTGGTGCCGGGCAACAATGGTGGCTTGAAATCAAGACCGCCGAGCCAGCTTGCACTTATTACTTCGGGCCGTTCGAAATCGAGCAAGAAGCGCAGCTACAGCAACAAGGCTACATCGATGATCTTCAGCAAGAAGGGTCAAAGGTGCTGTCTGCTAAAGCTGTGGCTTTAGATGGGCCGCCTCAGCAACTCACCGTTTACGAAGAGGGCATGGACGATCAAGCGCCTGGTCCGACCCCAGCCTTCAGTGGTCAATCATAA
- the nuoH gene encoding NADH-quinone oxidoreductase subunit NuoH — MSQGIDLQRSFVELLTQFGVPAGVAKAMWLPLPMTLILIAATVSIFVTVWLERKISAAAQQRIGPEFAGPLGTLQAAADGIKLLFKEDIVPAKADTILFTLGPALVVIPVFLSYLIVPFGQNMVITDIGVGIFLWIALSSITPIGLLMSGYSSNNKYSLLGGLRAAAQSISYEIPLALAVLAIVLMSNSLSTIDIVEQQSGYGILGWNVWRQPVGFLIFWIAALAECERLPFDLPEAEEELVAGYQTEYTGMKFGLFYVGSYVNLVLSALIFSVLYLGGWESPVSVGLLSSLFGVSETTPWLQVITAAIGIVMTVVKAYLLVFLAVLLRWTVPRVRIDQLLDLGWKFLLPVALVNLLLTAALKITFPVAFGG; from the coding sequence ATGAGCCAGGGAATTGATCTCCAAAGAAGTTTTGTCGAACTCTTGACCCAGTTTGGGGTGCCAGCGGGGGTGGCAAAAGCTATGTGGCTCCCCTTACCAATGACGCTAATCCTGATCGCGGCTACGGTCAGTATTTTTGTCACTGTGTGGCTAGAGCGAAAAATTTCTGCCGCTGCCCAGCAGCGTATCGGTCCAGAATTCGCAGGGCCGTTAGGTACTTTGCAGGCGGCGGCTGACGGCATCAAGCTTTTGTTTAAAGAAGACATCGTGCCCGCTAAGGCCGATACGATTCTATTTACTCTAGGTCCGGCGCTGGTGGTAATTCCAGTGTTTCTGTCTTATCTCATCGTCCCCTTTGGCCAAAACATGGTCATTACCGATATCGGGGTAGGCATCTTTTTATGGATTGCCTTGTCCAGCATTACGCCGATTGGTTTATTGATGTCGGGCTATTCCTCTAATAACAAGTATTCATTGTTGGGGGGGTTGCGCGCTGCCGCTCAGTCCATCAGCTACGAAATTCCCCTGGCATTAGCAGTGCTCGCGATCGTGCTCATGTCAAATAGCCTGAGCACCATCGACATTGTTGAACAGCAATCCGGCTATGGCATCTTAGGTTGGAATGTTTGGCGTCAACCGGTTGGCTTTCTCATCTTCTGGATTGCTGCTCTGGCAGAGTGTGAGCGCTTGCCCTTTGACCTACCTGAGGCGGAAGAAGAACTGGTCGCCGGTTATCAGACTGAATATACCGGTATGAAGTTTGGCCTCTTCTACGTCGGGTCGTATGTCAACTTGGTGCTTTCCGCCCTGATTTTCTCTGTGCTCTATTTGGGCGGTTGGGAGTCACCCGTGTCGGTAGGCCTGCTATCAAGCCTCTTTGGCGTAAGTGAGACAACGCCTTGGTTACAGGTAATTACTGCGGCGATCGGCATTGTGATGACGGTAGTTAAAGCCTACTTGTTGGTCTTCTTAGCCGTACTGCTCCGGTGGACAGTCCCTCGTGTCCGCATTGACCAACTTTTGGATCTCGGCTGGAAGTTCTTGTTGCCAGTGGCTTTGGTCAATCTCCTGCTCACTGCTGCCTTAAAGATTACCTTCCCTGTTGCTTTTGGTGGTTAG
- the ndhI gene encoding NAD(P)H-quinone oxidoreductase subunit I: MNFLKQVGDYAKESVQAAKYIGQGLSVTFDHMRRRPVTVQYPYEKIIPSERYRGRIHFEFDKCISCEVCVRVCPINLPVVDWEFDKASKKKTLNHYSIDFGVCIFCGNCVEYCPTNCLSMTEEYEMAAYDRHELNYDNVAMGRLPYKVTQDPMVTPLREYGYLPKGVTDPHDLPAGSRRAGKLPQEILEEAESAASGADN; the protein is encoded by the coding sequence TTGAACTTTCTCAAACAAGTCGGCGATTACGCTAAAGAAAGCGTCCAGGCGGCAAAATACATTGGTCAAGGGCTGTCCGTTACCTTTGACCACATGCGGCGACGGCCTGTCACCGTCCAGTATCCCTACGAAAAAATCATTCCTTCGGAGCGCTATCGGGGCCGCATTCACTTTGAATTTGACAAATGTATCTCTTGTGAAGTGTGCGTCCGGGTTTGTCCGATCAATCTCCCAGTCGTGGATTGGGAGTTTGATAAGGCGAGTAAGAAGAAGACCCTCAACCACTACAGTATTGATTTTGGCGTCTGTATCTTCTGTGGCAACTGCGTAGAGTATTGCCCGACCAACTGCCTCTCAATGACCGAAGAGTATGAGATGGCTGCCTACGATCGCCATGAGTTGAATTACGACAACGTGGCAATGGGGCGGCTACCGTACAAGGTCACTCAAGACCCCATGGTGACCCCACTGCGCGAGTATGGTTATTTGCCCAAGGGGGTTACTGATCCCCATGATTTACCAGCCGGGTCACGGCGGGCAGGCAAGCTGCCCCAAGAGATTCTCGAAGAAGCTGAATCAGCGGCCAGTGGCGCTGATAACTAA
- a CDS encoding NADH-quinone oxidoreductase subunit J, producing MTLAEGVQLVLFGLLAALVIGTALGVVLLSNIVYSAFLLGGVFLSISGLYVLLNAGFVAAAQVLIYVGAVNVLILFGIMLVNKNQPFTPVRRGWIRLIATGGVCFGLFTLLSTMILGTPWQISTDTPVGDGATVLIGLHFFSDFLLPFELASVLLLMALVGAIILARREFVPDEPTTDTIAEALKLPERPRELVPAGREGSESPEG from the coding sequence GTGACACTTGCTGAAGGAGTTCAACTCGTACTGTTTGGCCTATTGGCCGCCCTGGTGATTGGTACAGCCCTGGGGGTTGTCCTGTTATCCAACATTGTCTACTCCGCCTTTTTGTTAGGGGGCGTATTCCTCAGTATTTCGGGGCTCTACGTTTTATTGAATGCGGGCTTTGTGGCCGCCGCTCAAGTGCTGATTTACGTTGGAGCGGTCAACGTTTTGATCCTGTTTGGGATCATGCTGGTGAATAAGAATCAACCGTTTACGCCCGTGCGACGCGGCTGGATTCGACTCATCGCTACGGGGGGCGTGTGCTTCGGTCTGTTTACGCTGTTGTCAACCATGATCTTGGGCACTCCCTGGCAGATTTCAACCGATACGCCTGTCGGCGATGGTGCCACAGTACTGATCGGACTACACTTTTTCTCTGACTTTCTGTTGCCCTTTGAATTAGCCTCAGTGCTCTTGCTGATGGCACTAGTAGGGGCCATCATTCTGGCCCGTCGGGAATTCGTTCCTGATGAGCCGACGACAGACACTATCGCAGAAGCCCTAAAGCTACCTGAGCGACCCCGTGAGCTGGTGCCAGCCGGGCGCGAAGGCAGCGAGTCGCCAGAAGGCTGA
- the nuoK gene encoding NADH-quinone oxidoreductase subunit NuoK, whose product MIPLEFYLLLAAALFCIGIYGLVTSRNVIRVLMSIELLLNAVNINLMAFSNYLDPATATGQVFTVFVISIAAAEAAVGLAIVLAIYRNRDTVDMEAFNLLKW is encoded by the coding sequence ATGATTCCTTTGGAGTTTTATTTGTTGCTGGCAGCTGCGCTGTTTTGCATCGGTATCTATGGCTTGGTGACGAGCCGTAATGTTATTCGAGTCTTGATGTCGATTGAGCTGTTGTTGAATGCAGTCAACATCAACCTGATGGCGTTTTCTAACTATCTCGATCCAGCGACCGCAACGGGACAGGTCTTTACTGTTTTTGTCATCTCGATCGCAGCCGCAGAGGCGGCGGTTGGTCTAGCCATTGTGCTAGCCATTTATCGCAATCGCGACACGGTGGATATGGAAGCCTTTAACCTGCTGAAGTGGTAA
- a CDS encoding NAD(+) kinase, whose protein sequence is MELNQVIIAYKAGNQLSKSRAEQCAQQLNELGCKTLVGPSGPKDNPYPVFLASAEQKIDLAIVLGGDGTALAAARNLAADQVPILAINIGGHLGFLSESPNDTEFSEIWQRLLGDRFAMQRRMMLQAQTFNGDRSNMEPESDTYLALNEMCVKPASPNRMITSILEMEIDGEVVDQYQGDGLLISTPTGSTGYTVAANGPIVHPGMDALIVTPICPLSLSSRPIVLPPGCVVSVWPLADPEHSTKLWMDGVMATAIWPGQRVDVRVAPEWAEFIILSKKYSYYRTLRSKLQWAGARIRYDNNHRN, encoded by the coding sequence GTGGAGTTAAATCAGGTCATCATTGCCTATAAAGCGGGCAATCAGCTAAGCAAAAGCCGTGCAGAGCAATGTGCTCAACAATTGAACGAGTTGGGCTGTAAGACCTTGGTCGGTCCGAGCGGCCCTAAAGATAATCCCTATCCTGTTTTTTTGGCATCAGCCGAGCAAAAAATTGACCTTGCTATTGTGCTAGGAGGAGACGGGACAGCGTTGGCGGCGGCGCGTAATCTCGCCGCTGACCAGGTGCCTATTTTGGCGATTAACATTGGTGGCCATCTCGGTTTTCTGAGTGAGTCGCCTAACGACACTGAGTTTTCAGAAATTTGGCAGCGGTTACTCGGCGATCGCTTTGCTATGCAGCGCCGCATGATGTTGCAGGCACAGACTTTTAACGGTGATCGCTCCAACATGGAGCCAGAAAGCGACACCTATCTCGCCCTAAATGAGATGTGCGTCAAGCCAGCGTCGCCCAACCGCATGATCACCTCCATCTTAGAAATGGAAATTGATGGCGAGGTGGTTGATCAATATCAGGGCGATGGTCTTCTGATTAGTACGCCCACCGGTTCAACAGGTTACACCGTGGCAGCGAATGGCCCCATTGTTCACCCCGGCATGGATGCATTGATCGTCACGCCAATTTGCCCGCTGAGCCTGTCGAGTCGCCCCATTGTGCTACCGCCGGGGTGCGTAGTCAGCGTCTGGCCCTTAGCTGATCCAGAGCACAGCACTAAATTATGGATGGATGGCGTGATGGCAACGGCCATTTGGCCCGGCCAACGGGTCGACGTCCGAGTGGCTCCGGAGTGGGCAGAATTTATCATTCTGTCTAAGAAATATTCTTACTACCGCACCTTGCGTAGCAAACTGCAGTGGGCAGGAGCGCGCATTCGCTACGACAATAACCATCGCAATTAA